One Thermanaerothrix sp. DNA segment encodes these proteins:
- the pseB gene encoding UDP-N-acetylglucosamine 4,6-dehydratase (inverting), translating into MFDGSAILITGGTGSFGKAFVRRVLERYKPRRVVIYSRDELKQSEMERDFDCECLRFFIGDVRDLDRLRLAMRDVEYVVHAAALKQVPAAEYNPMECIKTNIMGAWNVVQASIDLGVKKVVALSTDKAANPINLYGATKLCSDKIFVSANNIAGAHETRFSVVRYGNVVGSRGSVVPVFRDLIAKGAQYLPITDPRMTRFWITLDQGVDFVVKAFERMRQGEIFVPKIPSARIVDLASAMAPHIPTKVVGIRPGEKLHEVLCPKDEALNILEFHDHFVVKPAISFQREVDYAVNPLGERGGPVADDFEYQSGTNPWFLTVEQIRELVGKR; encoded by the coding sequence TTGTTTGACGGTTCCGCAATACTGATAACCGGGGGCACCGGTTCCTTTGGCAAGGCCTTCGTGAGGAGGGTCCTTGAGCGTTACAAGCCAAGGAGGGTGGTCATATACTCCAGGGACGAGCTGAAGCAGTCGGAGATGGAGCGGGACTTTGACTGTGAGTGCCTGCGCTTCTTCATAGGCGACGTCAGGGACCTTGACCGGCTGAGGCTTGCCATGCGGGATGTGGAGTACGTGGTGCACGCCGCGGCTTTGAAGCAGGTCCCAGCGGCGGAGTACAACCCAATGGAGTGCATAAAGACCAACATCATGGGGGCTTGGAACGTGGTCCAGGCCTCCATAGACCTGGGGGTGAAAAAAGTGGTGGCCTTATCAACTGACAAGGCCGCCAATCCAATAAACCTCTATGGGGCAACCAAGCTATGTTCCGATAAAATCTTCGTCTCCGCCAACAACATAGCGGGCGCCCATGAGACCCGGTTCTCGGTGGTGCGGTACGGCAACGTGGTGGGCTCCAGGGGTTCCGTGGTTCCGGTCTTCAGGGATCTCATAGCCAAGGGGGCCCAGTACCTTCCCATAACTGATCCTAGGATGACCCGCTTCTGGATAACCTTAGATCAAGGAGTGGACTTCGTGGTCAAGGCCTTCGAGCGGATGCGCCAGGGGGAGATCTTCGTTCCGAAGATACCATCCGCCAGGATAGTGGACCTGGCTTCCGCCATGGCGCCTCATATACCAACGAAGGTGGTGGGGATACGCCCTGGGGAGAAGCTCCACGAGGTTCTCTGCCCCAAGGACGAGGCGCTGAACATCCTGGAGTTCCACGACCACTTCGTGGTGAAGCCCGCCATATCCTTCCAGCGTGAGGTGGATTACGCCGTTAACCCCCTTGGGGAGAGAGGCGGTCCGGTGGCCGATGATTTCGAGTACCAGTCGGGCACCAATCCGTGGTTTTTGACCGTGGAGCAGATAAGGGAGCTAGTGGGTAAGAGGTAA
- the pseC gene encoding UDP-4-amino-4,6-dideoxy-N-acetyl-beta-L-altrosamine transaminase has product MSFIPYGRQFIDDSDVRAVVEVLKGDWLTQGPAVAAFEEAFAEKVGAKHAVAFCNGTAALHGAYYAAGVCPGDRVITSPLTFAATANAALYLGAHVGFVDVDPSTLCLDPSKLDFNWDHGEGRVKVIAPVSYGGYPAPLERIIPVARSLNAVVVEDACHALGAERNGRMVGSEADMTVFSFHPVKHITTAEGGMVATNDDEFARRLRLFRSHGIEREPSRMSRCDGPWYYEMVDLGYNYRLSDVHCALGLSQLSKLERFVEARRRIAERYDRLLSNMPQVELPPRHPGHSYHLYPIQVPEELRLGLFNHLRDAGVGGQVHYLPVHMHPYYRNRYGFSPEDFPRALDFYRRTISLPMFPALEEAQQDRVVEVIGEFLASVL; this is encoded by the coding sequence TTGTCCTTCATCCCTTATGGAAGACAGTTCATAGATGACTCAGATGTGCGGGCGGTGGTGGAGGTCCTCAAGGGGGACTGGCTCACCCAGGGGCCTGCGGTGGCGGCCTTTGAGGAGGCCTTTGCGGAGAAGGTGGGGGCAAAACACGCGGTGGCGTTTTGCAACGGAACCGCCGCGCTCCATGGAGCCTATTACGCCGCCGGCGTATGTCCTGGGGATCGAGTGATAACCTCCCCCTTGACGTTTGCCGCCACCGCCAACGCCGCTTTGTACCTTGGAGCCCATGTGGGATTTGTGGACGTGGACCCTTCAACCCTTTGCCTGGACCCCTCCAAGCTGGATTTCAATTGGGATCACGGGGAGGGAAGGGTGAAGGTGATAGCGCCGGTGAGCTATGGGGGTTACCCGGCGCCGTTGGAGCGCATCATTCCCGTTGCCCGGTCTTTGAACGCCGTGGTGGTGGAGGACGCATGCCATGCCCTTGGGGCTGAGCGGAACGGCAGGATGGTGGGATCTGAGGCCGATATGACGGTGTTCAGCTTCCACCCGGTCAAGCACATAACCACCGCCGAGGGTGGAATGGTGGCCACCAACGACGATGAGTTCGCAAGGCGCCTTAGGCTCTTCCGGTCCCACGGTATAGAAAGGGAACCATCAAGGATGAGCCGTTGCGACGGCCCCTGGTACTACGAGATGGTGGATCTAGGTTACAACTACCGCCTGTCGGATGTTCATTGCGCCCTTGGATTATCGCAGCTTTCCAAGCTGGAGAGGTTTGTTGAGGCCCGGCGTAGGATAGCCGAAAGGTATGACCGGCTGCTTTCCAATATGCCGCAGGTGGAGTTGCCCCCCCGCCATCCTGGGCACTCGTATCACCTGTACCCAATTCAGGTCCCAGAGGAGCTGCGGCTCGGCCTTTTTAACCATCTTAGGGATGCCGGGGTAGGGGGCCAGGTGCACTACCTGCCCGTGCACATGCACCCCTATTACAGGAACCGTTACGGATTTTCCCCAGAGGACTTCCCGAGGGCCCTTGATTTCTACCGGCGAACCATATCGCTTCCCATGTTCCCAGCCCTTGAGGAAGCCCAGCAGGACCGTGTGGTGGAGGTCATAGGGGAGTTTTTGGCATCTGTGTTGTAG
- a CDS encoding DUF3343 domain-containing protein, with protein sequence MECIATFDTTHMALLFERTMRSQGLNVKIVPVPRSLSSSCGLACRYPCDEHDRVMRLAEEHRIDVSGYNRV encoded by the coding sequence TTGGAGTGCATCGCCACCTTCGACACCACCCATATGGCCCTTCTCTTCGAAAGGACCATGAGGTCCCAGGGGCTTAATGTCAAGATAGTCCCCGTGCCAAGATCCCTCTCATCCAGCTGCGGGCTGGCATGCCGATACCCATGCGATGAACATGACCGGGTGATGCGCCTGGCTGAGGAACACAGGATAGACGTGTCCGGATACAACAGGGTATAA
- a CDS encoding OmpH family outer membrane protein, whose translation MRFNVRFVGMILAAVMLIGVLGGAAFADEKVGVMDPQKVLYLHPKFQQTQNQIKAMMSKKQAEMKAAIDKEKDNNKKAQIFEAKRSEAAQEEKKLMDPIFKDIDTAIRTVCKNKGITVVVDKNSVFFGGIDITDEVIQELKKKSAN comes from the coding sequence ATGAGGTTCAACGTGCGTTTCGTTGGTATGATCCTTGCGGCAGTCATGCTGATAGGTGTGCTTGGGGGGGCGGCCTTCGCGGATGAGAAGGTGGGGGTCATGGATCCCCAGAAGGTGCTCTACCTGCACCCCAAGTTCCAGCAGACCCAGAATCAGATAAAGGCCATGATGAGCAAGAAGCAGGCGGAGATGAAGGCCGCCATAGACAAGGAGAAGGACAACAACAAGAAGGCCCAGATATTCGAGGCCAAGCGGAGCGAGGCTGCCCAGGAAGAGAAGAAGCTCATGGATCCCATCTTTAAGGACATAGACACCGCCATAAGGACGGTCTGTAAGAACAAGGGCATAACCGTGGTGGTGGATAAGAACTCCGTGTTCTTCGGCGGCATAGACATCACCGACGAGGTCATCCAGGAGCTTAAGAAGAAGTCCGCGAACTAA
- a CDS encoding ABC transporter ATP-binding protein: MSQDKSPLLSVRGLVVNYGAIKALQGVDLDVYAGEIVAVIGANGAGKSTLMNAIMGSVPRQGGKIFLDGQELPSKSYQVVTRGVAISPEGRKVFAPLTVKENLLMGAFPQKSDSQIQADMRKIFDLFPRLEERMNQYAGTLSGGEQQMLAIGRALMARPRVLLLDEPSLGLAPIIIKEIFKELKRINEEMGLTILIVEQNARQALMLSHRAYVLQTGHMIMEGPSKDLLHDPHVEEAYLGGKKR, translated from the coding sequence ATGAGCCAGGATAAGTCCCCGCTGCTGTCGGTCCGCGGGCTGGTGGTAAACTACGGGGCCATAAAGGCCCTGCAGGGAGTGGATCTGGACGTATATGCAGGGGAGATAGTGGCGGTCATCGGCGCCAACGGGGCAGGGAAGTCCACCCTCATGAACGCCATAATGGGAAGCGTGCCAAGACAGGGCGGCAAGATCTTCCTTGACGGCCAGGAACTCCCATCCAAGAGCTACCAGGTGGTTACCAGAGGGGTGGCCATATCCCCCGAGGGCAGGAAGGTCTTCGCGCCCCTTACCGTAAAGGAGAACCTCCTTATGGGAGCCTTCCCTCAGAAGTCAGACTCCCAGATCCAGGCAGACATGCGGAAGATATTCGACCTCTTCCCACGCCTAGAGGAGAGGATGAACCAGTACGCGGGCACCCTCTCCGGCGGAGAGCAGCAGATGCTTGCCATAGGAAGGGCCCTCATGGCAAGACCCAGGGTGCTGCTGCTGGACGAGCCTTCTCTGGGGCTTGCGCCCATAATAATCAAGGAGATCTTCAAGGAGCTTAAGCGCATAAACGAGGAGATGGGGCTCACCATCCTGATAGTGGAGCAGAACGCAAGGCAGGCCCTCATGCTCTCCCACAGGGCCTATGTGCTCCAGACCGGACACATGATAATGGAAGGGCCTTCCAAGGACCTCCTCCACGACCCCCACGTGGAAGAGGCATATCTGGGAGGCAAAAAGCGCTAG
- a CDS encoding ABC transporter ATP-binding protein, whose product MSSVLELAGVSKNFGGVKAVQNMTFSLEKGELAALIGPNGAGKTTIFNLITGVYDVSEGKITFKGEDITPLKTYEVIGRGIARTFQNLRLFASSSVLENVMTACQQHYRYSFFEAFSHLGRWGSMERENRNFSMELLERVGLADRANQPAGTLPYGLQRRLEIARALSLKPELLLLDEPAAGMNPEEVEQLNELIVGIHRDFDLTILVIEHHMELVMTICPHIICMNFGAKIAEGGPEDIQNHPEVLKAYLGEED is encoded by the coding sequence GTGTCCTCGGTGCTGGAGCTGGCTGGGGTCAGCAAGAACTTCGGCGGCGTCAAGGCGGTTCAGAACATGACCTTCTCCCTGGAAAAGGGCGAGCTGGCGGCGTTGATCGGCCCCAACGGGGCGGGCAAGACCACCATCTTCAACCTCATAACCGGCGTATACGACGTGTCCGAGGGGAAGATAACCTTCAAGGGGGAGGACATAACCCCCCTTAAGACCTATGAGGTCATAGGCCGGGGCATAGCAAGGACCTTCCAAAACCTGCGGCTCTTTGCGTCCTCTTCGGTGCTTGAGAACGTCATGACCGCCTGTCAGCAACACTACAGGTACAGCTTCTTCGAGGCATTCTCCCACCTGGGGCGCTGGGGCTCCATGGAGCGGGAGAACCGCAATTTCAGCATGGAGCTGCTTGAGCGGGTAGGGCTTGCGGACCGGGCTAATCAGCCAGCGGGAACCCTCCCCTACGGGCTTCAAAGAAGGCTTGAGATAGCAAGGGCCCTCTCCCTCAAGCCTGAGCTGCTCCTGCTTGACGAACCCGCCGCGGGGATGAACCCCGAGGAGGTGGAGCAGCTAAACGAGCTCATCGTGGGCATCCACAGGGATTTCGACCTCACGATCCTGGTGATAGAACATCACATGGAGCTCGTTATGACCATATGCCCCCACATAATATGCATGAACTTCGGGGCCAAGATAGCAGAGGGAGGACCTGAGGACATACAAAACCATCCAGAGGTCCTCAAGGCCTACCTGGGAGAGGAGGATTGA
- a CDS encoding branched-chain amino acid ABC transporter permease produces MEGYGQGIIILLCINCIAAMGVSLLTGFTGIFSLGHAGYMAIGAYAVAILTVEHSIPWFAALIIAGLLAALLAFVIGVPTLKLMGDYYAIASIGLGEAIRLIIENWQSVTRGARGYPGIDAFTTMPVALGFAIALGAFMFFLVNSNFGRAFKACRDDYLAASLLGFNTARYRVLSLTISGFYCGIAGGLLAGFMSFIQPVMFDINKSTELTAVVVFGGLGSMSGSILGTTVITLVTELFRPISQYRMLIYGLVLVLIMVLRPEGIMGQRELKGVLMGLLGKKAGGPKEVA; encoded by the coding sequence ATGGAAGGATACGGACAGGGAATAATAATTCTTCTGTGCATAAACTGCATAGCCGCCATGGGAGTAAGCCTGCTCACCGGCTTCACCGGCATATTCAGCCTAGGCCACGCGGGCTACATGGCCATAGGAGCTTACGCGGTGGCCATACTCACGGTGGAGCACTCAATCCCATGGTTCGCCGCTCTTATCATCGCGGGCCTTCTGGCGGCGCTTCTGGCCTTCGTGATAGGGGTTCCCACCCTAAAACTCATGGGGGACTACTACGCCATAGCGTCCATAGGTCTGGGGGAGGCCATAAGGCTCATAATCGAGAACTGGCAGTCGGTCACCAGGGGGGCCAGGGGCTACCCAGGCATCGACGCCTTCACCACCATGCCGGTGGCGTTAGGCTTTGCCATCGCCCTGGGAGCCTTCATGTTCTTCTTGGTGAACAGCAACTTCGGCCGGGCCTTCAAGGCCTGCAGGGACGACTACCTGGCAGCGTCGCTACTTGGCTTCAACACCGCCCGCTACAGGGTCCTATCCCTCACCATATCGGGCTTCTATTGCGGCATCGCGGGGGGGCTGCTTGCGGGGTTCATGTCCTTCATACAGCCCGTAATGTTCGACATAAACAAGTCCACGGAGCTCACCGCCGTGGTGGTCTTCGGGGGGCTTGGCTCCATGAGCGGATCCATACTGGGCACCACCGTCATAACCCTTGTTACCGAGCTGTTCCGCCCCATCTCCCAGTACAGAATGCTCATATACGGGTTGGTTCTGGTGCTCATAATGGTCTTAAGGCCCGAAGGGATAATGGGGCAGCGGGAACTTAAGGGCGTCCTCATGGGTCTACTGGGCAAGAAGGCCGGCGGGCCTAAGGAGGTGGCGTAA